One bacterium DNA segment encodes these proteins:
- a CDS encoding cytochrome ubiquinol oxidase subunit I: MDVEHLSRLQFAFTIGFHYLFPPLSIGLGLIIVAMEGMYLKTHEIIYHQMTRFWVRVFGLIFAIGVATGIVMEFQFGTNWSNYSRFVGDVFGSALAAEGVFAFFLESGFLAILLFGWDKVSPKMHFFAAVMVALGSHFSAIWIIVANSWMQTPTGYHLVQTASGMRAEITDFWALVFNPSTVDRLTHTLAAAWQTGAWLVLSVSAYYLLKNKHTEFATKSMKIGLLVSLIGSLGQLVTGHSSAQTIAQYQPAKLAAFEGHYPANEPAPMYLFGWVDETSQQVIGVKVPGMLSFLVHGDSKAPVTGLNAFPAADRPPVNVVFQTYHAMVAIGMFLIGLSLLTAYGVWKCQITQWRLVLWVLVFTVLLPQAANLLGWMSAEIGRQPWIVYGLLRTKDGLSPNVVASQVWSSLIIFGLIYALLLAVFLYLLNDKIQHGPEIAEQVESEGHRA; encoded by the coding sequence ATGGATGTCGAACATCTTTCGCGACTGCAATTCGCTTTCACGATTGGATTTCATTACCTCTTTCCACCGCTCAGTATCGGCTTAGGGTTGATCATCGTAGCGATGGAGGGGATGTATCTCAAAACTCACGAGATCATCTACCATCAAATGACCCGCTTTTGGGTGCGGGTGTTTGGACTCATCTTCGCTATCGGCGTTGCCACCGGTATTGTCATGGAGTTCCAGTTCGGAACGAATTGGTCAAATTATTCGCGTTTTGTTGGCGATGTTTTTGGCAGCGCTCTCGCAGCGGAGGGGGTGTTTGCTTTTTTCCTCGAATCGGGTTTTTTAGCGATCCTGCTGTTCGGATGGGATAAAGTTAGTCCAAAAATGCACTTCTTCGCGGCTGTGATGGTCGCGTTGGGTTCCCACTTTAGCGCAATCTGGATTATCGTCGCAAACTCCTGGATGCAAACGCCGACCGGTTACCATTTGGTGCAGACTGCTTCCGGAATGCGGGCTGAGATAACCGATTTCTGGGCGTTGGTGTTCAATCCCTCGACAGTTGACCGGTTGACCCATACGCTGGCAGCGGCGTGGCAGACCGGGGCATGGCTCGTGCTCAGTGTTAGTGCGTACTATCTGCTCAAGAACAAGCACACCGAATTTGCAACAAAGAGTATGAAGATTGGTTTGCTCGTTTCCCTCATCGGCTCACTTGGTCAATTGGTCACCGGCCATAGTAGTGCACAGACAATAGCGCAATACCAACCGGCAAAATTAGCGGCGTTCGAGGGACATTATCCCGCAAACGAACCAGCGCCGATGTATCTGTTTGGATGGGTGGATGAGACCAGTCAACAAGTCATCGGCGTCAAGGTTCCCGGGATGCTGAGCTTTTTAGTACATGGCGATTCGAAAGCTCCCGTCACCGGGTTAAATGCATTTCCCGCAGCGGATCGTCCTCCCGTGAATGTTGTGTTTCAGACCTATCATGCGATGGTTGCCATCGGGATGTTTCTCATCGGACTCAGTTTGCTTACAGCGTATGGCGTATGGAAATGTCAAATCACGCAGTGGCGGCTCGTACTCTGGGTATTGGTGTTTACGGTGCTGTTGCCGCAAGCGGCGAATCTACTCGGATGGATGTCGGCGGAAATCGGCCGGCAACCATGGATTGTATACGGTTTGTTGCGCACAAAAGATGGATTGTCGCCGAATGTGGTCGCCTCACAAGTCTGGTCGTCGTTAATCATTTTTGGTTTGATATACGCGCTGTTGCTTGCCGTTTTTCTATATCTCCTAAATGACAAAATTCAACACGGCCCGGAAATCGCTGAGCAAGTCGAAAGTGAGGGACACCGCGCATGA
- the cydB gene encoding cytochrome d ubiquinol oxidase subunit II yields MIDALDFNFLWYLLIGILLTGYAILDGFDLGVGILHLFIKGDTGRRVFLNAIGPVWDGNEVWLVTAGGALFAAFPEVYATAFSGFYLPFMLLLFALIFRAVSIEFRSKQTGVRWRKVWDVSFFGGSLLASLLIGITLGNIIWGIPLDAAHNYTGTLLDLIHPYSLLVGITTVALFMMHGAIYLVLKTEQEVQKTVRNWVNNTMVFFIICYATTTMATLLYVPRMTAAFREYPWLFSVALLSMLAIANIPREIHLGREFRAFLSSSAAIAALMALFGIGMFPTMLYSVGLPENSLTIYNGASSEKTLMIMLIIALIGMPLVIAYTVSIYWIFRGKVKLDKMSY; encoded by the coding sequence ATGATCGACGCCTTGGATTTCAATTTCCTCTGGTATCTCCTGATTGGAATTCTCTTGACTGGATATGCGATTCTCGACGGATTCGATCTTGGGGTCGGAATATTGCATTTATTCATCAAGGGCGATACCGGACGACGGGTATTTTTGAATGCAATCGGACCTGTTTGGGACGGGAACGAAGTTTGGTTGGTTACCGCTGGTGGAGCGCTATTCGCGGCATTTCCCGAAGTTTATGCGACGGCATTTTCCGGATTCTATCTTCCTTTTATGTTGCTCTTGTTTGCGTTGATTTTTCGGGCGGTGTCGATTGAATTTCGCAGCAAGCAAACTGGTGTTCGCTGGCGAAAAGTGTGGGACGTAAGTTTTTTCGGCGGGAGTTTATTAGCGTCGTTGCTGATCGGCATCACGTTGGGGAACATTATCTGGGGGATTCCACTCGACGCCGCGCATAATTATACCGGCACACTATTGGATTTGATCCACCCTTACTCGCTGTTAGTAGGGATTACTACCGTTGCGCTTTTCATGATGCACGGCGCGATTTATCTGGTTTTGAAAACCGAACAGGAAGTCCAGAAAACGGTGCGAAACTGGGTGAACAACACCATGGTCTTTTTCATTATATGCTATGCGACAACGACGATGGCAACCTTGCTGTATGTTCCCCGGATGACTGCGGCATTTCGCGAATACCCTTGGCTGTTTAGTGTCGCGTTACTGAGTATGCTTGCCATCGCGAACATCCCACGGGAAATCCATCTCGGCAGGGAGTTTCGCGCGTTTCTTTCCTCCAGCGCCGCCATTGCGGCATTGATGGCACTATTTGGAATTGGGATGTTTCCGACGATGTTGTATTCAGTAGGGTTGCCCGAAAATAGTCTAACGATTTACAACGGGGCTTCTTCCGAAAAAACCCTCATGATTATGCTGATCATAGCGTTGATTGGAATGCCGTTAGTAATTGCATACACCGTGAGTATTTACTGGATCTTCCGCGGTAAAGTAAAGCTTGATAAAATGAGTTATTGA
- a CDS encoding glutathione peroxidase, producing the protein METVHSFTMKSIDGKLVPLSEYAGKVLLIVNTASNCGFTPQYKGLEELQQSYAKDGFSVLGFPCNQFGAQEPGSEADIKTFCSVNYQVTFPMFAKIDVNGDNADPLYKYLTKSAPGILGTEAIKWNFTKFLIGKDGKVLERYAPNTKPADIVDDIVAAMKGK; encoded by the coding sequence GTGGAAACCGTACATTCATTCACTATGAAATCGATTGATGGCAAACTGGTGCCGCTTTCGGAATATGCCGGGAAAGTCCTGCTCATCGTCAATACTGCGAGTAATTGCGGATTTACTCCTCAATACAAAGGGTTGGAAGAGCTGCAACAGTCTTATGCGAAAGACGGTTTTTCCGTGTTGGGATTTCCCTGTAATCAGTTTGGCGCACAGGAACCGGGTAGCGAAGCGGATATCAAAACGTTTTGCTCGGTCAACTATCAAGTCACCTTTCCGATGTTTGCGAAGATCGATGTAAATGGCGACAATGCCGATCCGTTGTATAAATACCTTACCAAATCCGCTCCCGGAATTTTAGGTACCGAAGCAATCAAATGGAACTTCACAAAATTCTTGATTGGGAAAGACGGAAAGGTCTTAGAACGATACGCGCCAAACACAAAACCCGCCGACATTGTTGATGATATTGTTGCGGCGATGAAGGGGAAGTAA
- a CDS encoding ferredoxin: MSGIEKQHNAGSGGNCICPKCGEKIPHRAGNPCREELCPKCGAKMLREGSEHHQLFQKKHSQ, translated from the coding sequence ATGAGTGGTATCGAAAAACAACACAATGCCGGTTCCGGCGGAAATTGCATCTGTCCAAAATGCGGCGAAAAAATTCCACATCGCGCCGGCAACCCTTGTCGTGAAGAACTATGCCCGAAGTGCGGCGCAAAGATGTTACGGGAAGGGTCGGAACATCATCAATTGTTTCAGAAAAAGCATTCCCAATAG